Sequence from the Sphingobacteriaceae bacterium GW460-11-11-14-LB5 genome:
CAGCTGCACTATTGGCAAAAGATGATGCAGGAACAGCTAATTCGGTAACAGGAGGAACAGCGGTAGCCAATGTTTTGGTAAACGATACTTATAATGGAACAACTACAGCTCCGACTTTAAATGATGTCACCATTACCAACGGTACAAACGATAGCAATGGTAAAGTAACACTCGATCCGGCAACAGGCGCGGTAAGTGTGGCAGCGAATACCCTGGCTGGCATTTACACCTTAACTTATACGATTACCGATAAACTGGATGCTTCGAAAACCTCTACTGCTACTGTTAAGGTTACGGTTTCATCGGGTGCTTTATTAGCGAAAGATGATGCAGGTACTGCTAATTCGGTTACAGGTGGAACAGCGGTAGCCAATGTTTTGGCAAACGATACTTACAACGGAACGACAACTGCTCCGACTTTAAATGATGTCACCATTACTAACGGTACAAACGATAGCAACGGTAAAGTAACACTCGATCCGGCAACAGGAGCAGTGAGTGTGGCAGCCAACACACCAGCAGGTGTTTATACTTTAACCTACACGATCACCGATAAACTGGATGCTTCGAAAACTTCTACCGCAACGGTTAAGGTTACGGTTTCATCCGGAGCATTATTGGCGAAAGATGATGCAGGTACTTCAAATTCGGTAACCGGTGGAACAGCGGTAGCCAATGTTTTGACAAACGATACTTACAATGGAACGACAACCGCTCCGACTTTAAACGACGTCACCATTACCAACGGTACGAATGATAGCAACGGTAAAGTAACACTCGATCCGGCTACTGGAGCGGTAAGTGTGTCAGCCAACACACCGGCTGGCGTTTATACCTTAACTTATACGATCACCGATAAACTGGATGCTTCGAAAACGTCTACCGCAACGGTAAAAGTAAACGTGGCTTCAGGTGCTTTATTGGCGAAGGATGATTCGGGAAGTGCAAACGGTCTGGTAGGGGGAGTAGCTGTAAATAATGTCCTTTCTAATGATAGTTATAATGGAACTTCAACCGCACCAACCTTAAATGATGTAAACTTATCGCAGATTTCGACTACAAATCCTAACGTAACACTTAATGTTTTAACCGGACAGGTAGAGGTAAAACCAAATACACCAGCAGGTATTTACACCTTAGTTTATGAAATCGTAGATAAATTAGATGCAAATCAAACTAAACAAGCTACAGTAACCATCACGGTTGCTGCACCTGCATTGGTTGCCACAAACGATAGCGGAAATGCAAACGGCTTCACCGGCGGAACAGCAGTTGAAAATGTATTGCTTAACGATACCTACAACGGCAATCCGGCTACCTTAAATGAAGTGAAACTAAGTCAGGTTTCGACTACGAATCCGAATGTTACTTTAGATGTGACAACCGGAAAGGTGAATGTTGCACCAAACACGCCGGCAGGAACTTATACTTTGGTTTACCAGATCGAAGATAAACTGAACCCAGGCAAGACGAAAACAGCTACGGTAACCATCACGGTTGCTGCACCTGCATTGGCTGCCACAAACGATAGCGGAAATGCAAACGGCTTCACTGGCGGGACAGCAGTTGAAAATGTATTGCTTAACGATACCTACAACGGTAACCCGGCTACCTTAAATGAAGTGAAATTAAGTCAGGTTTCGACCACCAATCCGAATGTTACTTTAGATGTGACAACCGGACAAGTGAATGTTGCACCAAATACGCCGGCAGGAACTTATACTTTGGTTTACCAGATCGAAGATAAACTGAACCCAGGTCAGACGAAAACGGCTACAGTAACCATCACGGTTGCTGCACCTGCATTGGCAGCCACAAACGATAGCGGAAATGCAAACGGCTTCACCGGCGGAACTGCAGTTGAAAATGTATTGCTTAACGATACCTACAACGGTAACCCGGCTACCTTAAACGAGGTGAAATTAAGCCAGGTTTCGACCACGAATCCAAATGTTACTTTAGATGTGGCAACCGGAAAAGTGAATGTGGCACCAAATACGCCGGCAGGAACTTATACTTTGGTTTACCAGATCGAAGATAAACTGAACCCAGGTCAGACGAAAACGGCTACGGTAACCATCACGGTTGCTGCACCTGCATTGGCTGCCACAAACGATAGCGGAAATGCAAACGGCTTCACTGGTGGAACGGCAGTTGAAAATGTATTGCTTAACGATACCTACAACGGTAACCCGGCTACCTTAAATGAAGTGAAACTAAGCCAGGTTTCGACCACCAATCCAAATGTTACTTTAGATGTGACAACCGGAAAAGTGAATGTTGCACCAAATACGCCGGCAGGAACTTATACTTTGGTTTACCAGATCGAAGATAAACTGAACCCAGGCCAGACGAAAACGGCTACAGTAACCATCACGGTTGGTACCAGTACCATTCTGGCCAAAGATGATACCGGAACAGCAAATGGTTTTACAGGTGGTACAGCTGTTGAAAATATCCTGGTTAACGATAAGTATAATGATGCTTCACCTGCGACTACCGCTACGGTTACCATCAATCAGATTTCAACTTCAAATCCAAAAATTAACATCGATGCAGCAAGCGGAAAAGTAAATGTTGCAGCAGGAACGCTTCCTGGAGTTTATACCTTGACTTATCAGATTACCGATAAACTGGATGTGGCAAAAACTTCAATAGCAATCGTTACGGTAAACATCCCGAACTGGATAACTGATCTTCAGGTAAGCAAAACCGCCAATGTAACTGGTGTTGAAACCAATGGCGATATCAGTTATACGATCACCATCAAAAACAACGGACCAGCAACGGTATTAAGTGGTGAATCCATTGCATTGATAGAAAATCTTCCGGCAGGTTTAGAAAATATAACCTATAACACAACGGGAGGAACATACAGTTCGTCAGGCAATGCCTTTACCCTAACTGCAGATTTACTGGCAGGTGAACAGGTAAGTTTAACGGTTAACGGACATGTTGCAGCAGGATTTACCGGTGTAAATTTAGTCAATAGTGTTTCCCTAAATCCAACAGGTAAAACAACAGATCCTGAAAATGTAAACAACCAATCAACCGTTACCACACCGATCATGAAAGGCAAAGTAACATTGGTTAAAACAGCTGTGCTAAGTGCAGATGGTAACAGCATTACTTACACCTTTAACATCACCAATATGGGCGAGGTAGCCTTAAATCATGTGGTGTTAACTGATCAGAAATTAGCTTTAAATCAAACATTTTTAACAGCATTAGCCGTAGGAGCGAGTTTTACCTACAATCAGGTTTATATCCTTTCACAAAGTGATAAAGATGCCGGATCAGTAAGTAACAGCGCTTCGGTAAGTGCCAAAACACCAGCAGGAAATACGGTTACAGATATTTCCGGAACTGCAGCTGGAAACGATAATCCTACGGAAACACCAGTTTTGAATACGTCTTCACTAACTTTTACGAAAGTAGCCAGTGCCGTAGGAACGAAAATTGGCGAGTCGATCGATTATAACTTTACCATTACCAATACCGGAAGTGTGACGCTAAGTAATTTAAGCGTGAGCGATGCTGCGGTTGATGCAGGATCGATCAAACCAGCAAGCATTTCAACTTTGGCACCTGGCGAAAGTGTTAATGTTACGGCAAAACACACCTTAACACAAAACGACATTAACCAGGGATCGTTTACCAACCAGGCATCCATAAAATTAACCGATAATAAAGGAAATACAATTAATCAGTTATCCGACGATCCATCTACGCCGGCACCAAATGATGCTACAGTAACCAAATTAACGCCTTCACCAGGTTTCACCTTAACCAAAGCTGCCACAAACAGTGCAACCAAGGCTGGTGATGTAATCAATTACAGCATTATATTTAAAAATACCGGGAATGTAACCTTAACCGATATTACATTAGTTGACGCCAATGCCGATGCGGGTAGTTTAATACCGGCGAATATCACTTCGGTATTGCCAGGCGCTACCGTTAATATTACAGCTAAACATACCGTAAAACAAAGTGATGTAAACGCTGGTGGTTTCAGTAATCAGGTAAGTGCAAACGTAAAAGACCCGAAAGGAAATACGATTGTAAAAGTATCCGACGATCCATCAACTCCTGCAGCAGATGATGCCACCTTTACCGCAATTGTGGCCAATCCATCGGTTAGGTTTACTAAAATATTTGCCAATAGCGCGGGGGTGGTTAAAGTAATTGAGTACAACATTCAGGTAACCAATACCGGAAATGTTACCTTAACCAATATTGTGGTAACTGATGAGGGTGCCGATCCGGGAAGTATTACGCCTGCTACCATCAGTAAATTAGAACCTGCAGAAACTGCATTGATTTTAGCACGACACACCTTAACGCAACCAGAAATTGATCATGGCAAGTTTGTAAATCAGGCGGGTTTGGTTGCCAACTATTCGGGCGCTAATAAACTGAGTAAACTTTCAGATGATCCGAGAACCCTGGCACCTGATGATCCTACGGTATTCCCGATCAAAGAAACACCAGGCCTTACTTTGGTTAAAACAGGTGTTTTAAGTGCTGATGGAAATTCGGTTACCTATACTTTTACGGCAAAAAATACCGGGAATGTGACGCTAAACAATTTCAGTTTGCTTGATCCAAAAATTTCATCAACGCTTACGTTCACACCTGCAAGTATCGCACCTGATCAAACGGCAGTGGCCACAGCCATTTATGCCATTACGCAGGCAGAGAAAAATGCAAGTTCGGTAAGAAACACAGCTACATTAACGGCCACTACACCAGCAGGAACTTCAGTTTCGGATATTTCGGGAACCGAGGAAGACAACGATTATCCTACTATTTTAGAATTGCCAAAAATCGTAAGTTCAAAAACAGTTACCGATGCCAGTAATAATGGAAAGGCTGAAGCAAATGAGGTTTTAACTTATCGCATTATCGTTAAAAACAACGGAAATACAGCCAGAACAGGTGTGAAGATTACCGATGCCATTCCTGCTAATACGACTTATGTAAGCGCCAGTGCAGATAATAGCGGGTCGTTAACCGGCAATATATTAAACTGGAACAATTTGACTATTCCTGCCAACGGACAGGTACAGGTAAGCTTCAAAGTAACGGTTAATGCTATCATTCCTTCGGGTGTGTTAAGCGTGAACAACACGGCTACCGTAACCGATCCTGGAAATGCCTCAACACCATTAAGCCCAACGGTATCCATCCCTACAGAAGGAATGCTGGAAGGTAGTAAATCGGTTGCTGACAATAAAGGCAATAAAGATGGCAAAGCACAGGCCAATGAAATTTTGACTTATTCGCTTCAGGTAAGAAATACAGGCGGATCGGCATTAAATGGCGTAACCATAACGGATGAACTTCCTGCAGGCTTAACCTATATTCCGAACTCGGTTTCAGGTTACGGTACGGTTATGGGCAACACTTTGAAATGGACGATTAATATGCAGGCCAATTCGAGTACTGTATTAACTTTTGATGCGAAAGTTGCACCAGATGTAAATAGCTACAATACCATAAAAAATGTGGCCATCATGACGAGCCCGACGGGAACAAGCATTAACCCGGAAGCACTTGTAGCTGTAGATAATTCGGCTGATTTAATGGTGACAAAGGAATTGTTAACCAAAGGCGATATCAAAACAGGTGCGGATGTAACCTATAAAATTACGGTAACCAATAAAGGACCAAACAGGGCAACAGGCGTTACGGTTACCGATAAGCTTGCCACCATTATCGATGCGCCTAAAGAAATTACGGTTACCATCGGTACAACAACTTATACGACCACCAGCAGAGATTTAGTATGGTTAGTTGGCAGTTTAGATTTAAATCAGAGTGCCACATTAACCTTTAAAGCAAGAACCTTAGCTGCGGGTGTATTAAATAATTCGGCAACAGTAAAAGCAGATCAGCCAGATCCGGTATTGAACAATAACATGGTTCAGGCAGATGCAGCCATTATCACAGGCGATGATTTATTGATCCCGAATCTGTTTACACCTAATGGCGATGGTATAAATGATACTTTCGAGATTAATGGCCTGGCCCAATTTGCTGAAAACGAAATCACCATTGTTAACCGCTGGGGTAACGAAGTGTTCCGCGCTAAAGCTTACCAGAATAACTGGACGGGCGAAGGCTTGAATGAGGGAACTTATTATTACCTGCTACGTGTTAAAAAAGCCGGAAATAATGAGTGGAAAGTATTTAAAGGTTATATCACCCTGATCAGGGCATTTAAAAACTAATTGGGGAGGAAGATACGATGAAGAAACTAATAGGATTAATAGCAGGTTTGTTTTTGTGGCTTCCGCAGCCGGTATCTGCACAGCAGGATGCCCAGTATAGCCAATACATGTTCAACGGGATTTATATCAACCCCGCTTATGCCGGATATAAAGAGGTGCTGAATGTGCATAGCTTTTACCGTAGCCAGTGGACAGGGATTACCGGAGCACCAAGAAGCATGTCGCTGGCTGTAGATGCCATTGCAAACAGCGGTAACGTTGGTTTGGCCCTTCAGGTGGCGAGCGATAAACTGGGTGCACAGACTAACCTGAGTATTTACGGCAACTATGCCTACCGGATCAGGATGAATGATGATGGTAGCTCGAGATTGGCGCTGGGCTTGGGTGTGGGCATGGTACAGTTGGGTATCGACGGCTCCATGCTGAACCCGAACAATCCGGAACCAAATCAGCCAGTAGGCATGCAGAGTACCATTGTGCCCGATGCAAGGGCAGGGGTTTACTTTGCCAACGACAGGTTTTATGCAGGTTTCTCAGCCGATAACCTGATTGCCACTTATATCGATATCGACCGTTATGCTTTTATCCCACAGCCAAAACCGCATTATTACCTGACCGCCGGAGCTTTGTTTCCGCTTTCAGAAGATTTTCAGGTAAAACCTTCCTTCCTGTTAAAAGATGATCGGGGGGGACCAACGAGTTTAGATGTGAATGCATTTTTGATGATCAAAGATTTTATCTGGGTAGGCGGTTCGTACCGGACAGGAGTAAAGCTGTATGATAAAAACTATTTGCAACGTGATCTTACACCCAGGAACTCTGCCGTAGCAGCGATACAGATTTTTCCGTCAGAAAAACTCAGGATCGGTTATGGTTACGATTTTTCAATCGGCCCGTTACAAGGCTATAGCGGCGGAACACACGAGATTTCATTGTCCTATTCGTTCATTAAGCAAAACATCAGATTAGCAACCCCACGGGTGTTTTAAACAAAACTGTAAACTTGTGTATAATAATATTTACACATTTAAACGAAAAATTAACTACAATTGCGTACAAAAAAATAACTTTTTATTAACTTGCAGAATATTCTTAAAATAATGAAAACAAAAAATGCCGTAAGTACTTTTACTGTGCTCATCGCTGATGATCATGAGATCATCCGTCGTGGATTAAAAGGTTTAATATCAGACTTTTGGCCTGGTGTTGAAATCATTCATGCATCTACCTTAGAGCAGGCGCTTGTCGAAACAGAAAAATCGCCAAGTTTAATCATCATCGATGTAAACTTGCCGGGAGGTAATAACCTGAAGGTAATCGATCAGATTAAACTGGTTCAGCCAAACGCAAAAATTTTGGTATTTTCATCTTTGAATGAGAATATTTATGCCGTTCCATATTTAAAATCTGGCGCATCTGGTTACTTAACTAAAAATGCAGAAGAATCTGAAATTGTAACCGCCATTACTACTATTTTAGCTGGCAGTCGCTATTCGAGCAGAAATGTGAAGGAAAACATGTTCAACAGTATATTGGGTAACGATGCGGATAATCCTTTTACCAAACTTTCGGGCAGGGAATTAGAAGTAGCAGAATTACTAACAAAGGGGATAGGGGTATTGGAAATTTCTAATCAGCTGAATCTTCAAATGGGTACAGTAAGTACTTATAAACTGAGACTTTTCCAAAAGCTTAAAATAAAAAGCATTATAGAACTGGCTGAAAAGATGAGTATCTATGAAAGATAAAAAGAGTATTTACTCTTTTTATCTTTTCTAAGCCTTTTTGTTTTTATCTACAGTACCTGGTCCGCCCGTTCCTGATTCGTTAGGTGTGGAGCCAGCCTGTCCAAATTTATCTGAAGAACCCTTTCCATTTTGATCGAAGGAGGCCTTTTCCTTTGCGCTTCCTTTACTTTTACTCCCTTTTTCCGCTGTGTTTTGATTGTCTTTAGTTTTCATAAGATACCTAATTGATTACTATCTCAACATTTTAAAACAGTCAAAGTTTTATTTAATTCATTTGTGTTAACGTTTAGATTCCAGAGAAAATGATTTTGGCTATTCTAAATGAATAGCGCATTCAAGAGTTGTTACCTGACCTAAGTATAAGCCTTAAACGAATATAGCTAAAAGTTGTATTTATTTAGTTGATCAGGATCAATATATCTGGGTCGCAGGCTCTGGTAAAAACAGGCCAATTTAACTTTAGATAGCTGTTTTTTTTGACAAAAATCAAATTGATGTTTTTGTGTATAATTAATTATACGTATTTTAGATTTGCCGTAAAAATATTGATACTTAATAATATATCTTTGTATACTTTGATGAACAGAATGAACGGCTTAAATTAATTGCTCATAAAATTTTCAATTTTTAAAACCACAGGTTTTAAGATTACGTAAATATTTCTTGAAATAAAAACAGCTTTTTAGAACGATATCATTCTTAATGATACAGGTACCTATCATCCCAGCGTATGAATAAAAATTTACACTCTCTATCCCGCTATTCGCATATATTTTTTGGTGAGAAAATTAATTTAACAAAACAATTTGGTAGCTCTTTTGCTCGCTGG
This genomic interval carries:
- a CDS encoding DNA-binding response regulator, with product MKTKNAVSTFTVLIADDHEIIRRGLKGLISDFWPGVEIIHASTLEQALVETEKSPSLIIIDVNLPGGNNLKVIDQIKLVQPNAKILVFSSLNENIYAVPYLKSGASGYLTKNAEESEIVTAITTILAGSRYSSRNVKENMFNSILGNDADNPFTKLSGRELEVAELLTKGIGVLEISNQLNLQMGTVSTYKLRLFQKLKIKSIIELAEKMSIYER